The Saxibacter everestensis genome has a window encoding:
- a CDS encoding glycosyltransferase family 2 protein, whose protein sequence is MADLTPLGEHPGVTFIMPVLNEGPYIEAAVRTILAQEYQGPKEVILALGPSTDNTNDVVARLQAEDGRLHTVDNPQGATPIGLNLAIAASQYPVVIRVDAHSELSPDYAEVGVETLRRTGAANVGGLMLARGETPFQRAVARAYTSKVGLGGVAYHTGSEEGPAESAYLGIFRREALVNVGMFDETLRRGQDWELNLRIRDSGGLVWFNPALEVTYWPRATWSKVARQFYATGIWRGELIRRHGAKNGVRYFAPPALVIASAVSLLELLLQLSGSRGSWPKPLRTVAALVHVPSVTYVLGLLAVGVTAKKVSLRERLAFVAVLPTMHLSWGLGFVVGVIRGAGKTADTSR, encoded by the coding sequence ATGGCCGATCTGACTCCGCTCGGCGAGCATCCGGGTGTCACGTTCATCATGCCCGTGCTGAACGAGGGGCCGTACATCGAGGCCGCCGTCCGCACTATCCTCGCCCAGGAGTACCAGGGGCCAAAGGAAGTCATCCTTGCGCTCGGTCCCTCGACCGACAACACGAATGACGTGGTCGCGCGCCTGCAGGCCGAGGATGGCCGGCTGCACACTGTGGACAACCCCCAGGGTGCGACCCCGATCGGCCTGAACCTGGCGATCGCCGCCTCGCAGTATCCGGTGGTGATCAGGGTCGACGCGCATTCCGAGCTCAGCCCGGACTACGCGGAGGTTGGAGTCGAGACGCTGCGCCGCACCGGAGCGGCAAATGTCGGTGGCCTGATGCTGGCCCGGGGCGAGACCCCGTTTCAGAGGGCGGTCGCCCGGGCGTACACCAGCAAGGTCGGCTTGGGTGGGGTCGCTTACCATACTGGCTCAGAGGAAGGCCCGGCCGAATCGGCGTACCTTGGTATCTTTCGGCGGGAAGCCCTGGTGAACGTCGGAATGTTCGACGAAACCCTGCGGCGCGGCCAGGATTGGGAATTGAACCTGCGGATTCGCGATTCTGGCGGACTGGTGTGGTTCAACCCGGCGCTTGAGGTGACGTACTGGCCGCGGGCGACCTGGTCGAAGGTTGCTCGTCAGTTCTACGCAACCGGCATCTGGCGGGGTGAGCTGATTCGGAGGCACGGAGCAAAGAATGGCGTGCGATACTTCGCACCCCCGGCGCTGGTGATCGCCTCGGCCGTCAGCCTGCTTGAGCTGCTGCTGCAGCTTTCCGGGTCCAGGGGATCATGGCCGAAGCCGCTGCGCACAGTCGCAGCGCTGGTGCATGTTCCTTCGGTGACGTACGTCCTCGGACTGCTGGCGGTCGGGGTGACCGCCAAGAAGGTGTCGTTGCGGGAACGGCTGGCATTCGTCGCCGTGCTGCCGACGATGCACCTCAGCTGGGGGCTTGGCTTTGTCGTAGGGGTTATCCGCGGCGCCGGAAAGACCGCCGACACCAGTCGCTGA
- a CDS encoding GlsB/YeaQ/YmgE family stress response membrane protein, which translates to MGFLGFIVLGLIVGVIVKAVLPGRVGGGWITSIILGIVGAIVGGWLGSLIFGSDLGTFFDIKTWILAIIGGLVVAGIWGFIKGRNKKANA; encoded by the coding sequence ATGGGTTTTCTAGGGTTTATCGTGTTGGGCCTAATCGTGGGCGTCATTGTCAAGGCAGTTCTTCCGGGCCGGGTCGGTGGCGGCTGGATCACCAGCATCATCCTCGGCATCGTCGGCGCGATCGTCGGTGGCTGGCTCGGTTCGCTGATCTTCGGATCTGACCTCGGCACATTCTTCGACATCAAGACCTGGATTCTTGCAATCATCGGCGGACTCGTCGTTGCCGGCATCTGGGGCTTCATCAAGGGCCGCAACAAGAAGGCCAACGCCTGA
- a CDS encoding Dps family protein, with amino-acid sequence MKASDTLSANLQRVLVDLIDLHVQGKQAHWNVIGHNFRDLHLQLDEIIDDARLLSDTIAERMRALHAVPDGRAATVAESSDLPEFPAGEVDTSKTVDLITERLDATAAAVRDVHDAVDEEDPTSADLLHEVLSKIEQYSWMVRSENR; translated from the coding sequence ATGAAAGCCTCAGACACTCTCAGCGCCAACCTCCAGCGGGTCCTGGTCGACCTTATTGACCTGCACGTTCAAGGCAAGCAGGCGCACTGGAACGTCATCGGTCACAACTTCCGTGACCTGCATCTGCAGCTCGACGAAATCATTGATGACGCCAGGCTCCTTTCGGACACGATTGCCGAGCGGATGCGGGCGTTGCACGCGGTGCCGGACGGACGCGCGGCCACGGTCGCGGAATCGTCTGACCTACCGGAGTTTCCGGCCGGCGAAGTCGATACATCCAAGACCGTCGACCTGATTACCGAGCGCCTGGACGCGACAGCAGCGGCCGTACGGGATGTGCACGATGCCGTCGACGAAGAGGATCCGACCTCTGCCGACCTGCTCCACGAGGTGCTGAGCAAGATTGAGCAGTACAGCTGGATGGTTCGCTCGGAAAACCGCTGA
- a CDS encoding glycosyltransferase — MKNRLRNLVVVVPVHNESSLLARCLDGLSAAVANVAVPVSVVVVLDSCTDDSPGIAERFDVTRVVVDALNVGTARAAGFEHARAPDGGNPGINDATWLATTDADSRVPPDWLRRQLSYADSGYDAVAGTVRVDDWSGYSSNVRDGYEQSYVEHARHIHGANIGFSSTLYSRVGGFRPLVHDEDVDLVHRFLSADASVAWADDLPVLTSGRVRGRAPAGFADHLQRLALQEANR, encoded by the coding sequence ATGAAGAATCGCTTGCGTAATCTCGTTGTTGTGGTGCCAGTGCACAACGAAAGTAGCCTGCTGGCTCGTTGCCTCGACGGCCTCAGTGCTGCGGTCGCCAACGTGGCCGTCCCGGTGTCGGTCGTTGTCGTGCTCGATTCCTGCACCGACGATTCGCCGGGCATCGCGGAACGGTTCGACGTAACCAGGGTGGTAGTCGACGCTCTCAACGTCGGGACGGCTCGCGCGGCTGGGTTCGAGCATGCACGGGCTCCTGACGGCGGCAATCCCGGGATCAACGACGCGACCTGGCTGGCGACCACCGACGCTGATTCACGTGTTCCGCCCGACTGGTTGCGCCGCCAGCTGAGCTACGCGGACTCAGGTTACGACGCGGTGGCCGGCACTGTGCGCGTCGACGACTGGTCAGGCTACTCGAGCAATGTGCGGGACGGGTACGAACAGTCCTACGTCGAGCACGCCCGACACATCCACGGCGCGAATATCGGCTTCAGCTCCACGCTGTATTCCCGGGTGGGTGGATTCCGCCCGCTCGTACATGACGAGGACGTCGATCTGGTCCATCGCTTCCTGTCTGCCGATGCCAGCGTCGCGTGGGCCGATGATCTGCCTGTCCTTACCTCGGGTCGAGTCAGGGGCCGGGCGCCAGCAGGGTTCGCAGACCACCTGCAGCGCCTCGCTCTCCAGGAGGCAAACAGATGA
- a CDS encoding acyl-CoA dehydrogenase family protein — MRGAEVVGDLRQRISAGELELPRPGEGSTLQRWRALAELTRSNVVLGRLAEGHADADAILHELGGSRTWTAAGRDQLWGVWAAEPPRPRLSASRAESGELWRLDGTKLWCSGAHHCTHALVTASVDADPGASGKRLFAVDLRQPGIRAVPDSWHAVGMAASDSGAVEFSDAVAEPVGVPGGYVNRPGFWQGGIGVAACWYGGATGVADTLFDQAGRRDDDLTRAHLGAVQVSLGAAWAVLEQAATAIDEDPKDERGTGKIRAFTARATAESSAATVIDHVGRALGAGPLCSDPAHAGRVADLGVYIRQSHAERDLAELGSLLVEGGSPW; from the coding sequence ATGAGGGGCGCTGAGGTCGTGGGCGACCTGCGCCAGCGCATTTCAGCTGGGGAGCTCGAGCTGCCGCGGCCGGGGGAGGGCAGCACCCTGCAGCGATGGCGGGCGCTCGCCGAGTTGACCCGGAGCAATGTCGTCCTCGGCCGGCTGGCTGAGGGGCACGCGGATGCTGACGCGATCCTGCACGAACTGGGTGGCAGCCGCACCTGGACCGCGGCTGGCCGGGACCAGCTTTGGGGAGTATGGGCAGCTGAACCGCCGCGGCCCCGGTTGAGCGCGAGCCGGGCCGAATCCGGTGAATTGTGGCGGCTGGACGGGACCAAGCTCTGGTGTTCCGGAGCGCACCACTGCACGCACGCGCTGGTAACTGCATCGGTGGACGCCGATCCGGGCGCTAGCGGGAAACGACTTTTTGCCGTCGATCTGCGTCAGCCCGGCATCCGCGCAGTACCGGACTCTTGGCACGCGGTAGGCATGGCGGCGAGTGATTCGGGCGCTGTAGAGTTCAGCGACGCCGTTGCTGAGCCGGTCGGCGTTCCGGGCGGCTACGTCAACCGTCCAGGCTTCTGGCAGGGCGGAATCGGAGTCGCGGCATGCTGGTACGGCGGTGCCACCGGCGTGGCTGACACGCTCTTCGACCAGGCCGGTAGGCGCGACGACGACCTCACCCGGGCGCATCTCGGCGCCGTCCAGGTCAGCCTCGGCGCTGCCTGGGCAGTGCTCGAACAAGCAGCGACCGCGATTGACGAAGATCCGAAAGACGAACGTGGCACCGGGAAGATCCGGGCGTTCACAGCACGCGCGACTGCCGAATCCAGTGCTGCGACGGTGATAGACCACGTTGGCCGAGCGCTGGGTGCTGGACCGCTCTGCTCCGACCCGGCGCACGCCGGCAGGGTAGCGGACCTCGGGGTATACATCCGGCAAAGCCATGCTGAACGGGACCTGGCCGAACTGGGCTCGCTGCTCGTGGAAGGGGGCTCGCCATGGTGA
- a CDS encoding PIG-L deacetylase family protein, which yields MVTSLAPAFDAQQPGTPLAEWQGWQRTFSEFSLGECDGLVVVAPHPDDEVLGAGGIMAQARDRGIEVTVVAVTDGDGSHPGSRLYGAGELARVRARESEHALGLLGVRAAARLGLRDGQVAAEEDRLVGLIADVLRNAPPNALCLTSWRHDGHPDHEATGRASVRAAALAGVRCMEYPVWMWHWAGPEHPAVPWERAEQATLSADVHRRKAEAVAQFRSQLSPDPTIPQAGAVLGPHVIERFLHLPEVVFSSGAE from the coding sequence ATGGTGACGAGCCTCGCGCCAGCGTTCGACGCACAACAGCCAGGAACACCGCTGGCCGAATGGCAGGGCTGGCAGCGGACATTCTCCGAATTCTCACTGGGTGAATGCGACGGTCTCGTCGTCGTCGCGCCGCACCCGGACGACGAAGTACTAGGTGCCGGCGGAATAATGGCGCAGGCCCGCGATCGGGGGATCGAGGTGACGGTGGTAGCGGTCACCGACGGAGATGGGTCGCACCCGGGCTCGCGACTTTACGGTGCCGGCGAGCTGGCCCGCGTGCGGGCGCGGGAGTCAGAACACGCCCTTGGGCTGCTCGGCGTCCGCGCCGCGGCCCGACTCGGCCTGAGGGATGGGCAGGTGGCGGCAGAGGAGGACCGGCTTGTCGGGCTGATAGCCGATGTGCTGAGGAACGCCCCGCCCAATGCGCTCTGCCTGACGTCCTGGCGGCACGATGGGCACCCCGATCACGAAGCGACCGGACGAGCGTCTGTTCGGGCGGCTGCCCTTGCCGGGGTCCGGTGCATGGAGTACCCGGTGTGGATGTGGCACTGGGCCGGGCCGGAGCATCCTGCTGTGCCCTGGGAACGGGCCGAGCAGGCAACCTTGAGCGCCGACGTCCACCGTCGCAAAGCGGAAGCCGTTGCGCAGTTCCGTTCGCAGCTTTCTCCGGATCCGACGATTCCGCAAGCGGGAGCCGTGCTGGGACCGCACGTTATCGAGCGCTTTCTGCACCTGCCGGAAGTCGTTTTCAGTAGCGGTGCCGAATGA
- a CDS encoding SAM-dependent methyltransferase has translation MSRAGGDAVDAEYFRQMYEADPDPWGFETSWYEQRKYALSLAMLPQARYRKAFEPGCSIGVLTRLLADRCDEVLATDVVASALQTAGSRLQDAGQNHVRFERRPAQDWPAETFDLVVFSELGYYLGCKGLTTALASAAASLEPGGTFISVHWRHPLDDGDLTGDDVRDAVRSTSGWRQLAEYTDDDVTIDVMSRDGA, from the coding sequence ATGAGCCGCGCTGGCGGGGACGCGGTGGACGCCGAATATTTCCGGCAGATGTACGAGGCCGATCCCGATCCTTGGGGCTTCGAAACAAGCTGGTACGAGCAACGCAAGTACGCGCTCTCCCTGGCGATGCTGCCGCAAGCACGCTATCGGAAGGCGTTCGAGCCCGGCTGCTCCATCGGTGTGCTTACCCGATTGCTGGCCGACCGGTGCGATGAGGTGTTGGCAACTGACGTGGTTGCGAGCGCGTTGCAGACCGCCGGAAGCCGACTTCAGGATGCCGGGCAGAACCATGTCCGGTTCGAACGGCGCCCCGCGCAGGACTGGCCGGCCGAAACGTTCGACCTGGTTGTGTTCAGCGAACTCGGCTATTACCTGGGATGCAAGGGACTGACGACGGCGCTCGCCAGCGCCGCCGCGTCCCTCGAACCTGGCGGAACCTTCATCAGTGTGCATTGGCGGCATCCGCTCGACGACGGCGACCTGACCGGCGACGACGTACGCGATGCAGTTCGCTCAACCTCGGGTTGGCGACAGCTAGCGGAGTACACCGACGACGACGTCACGATCGATGTGATGAGCCGCGACGGCGCCTAG
- a CDS encoding agmatine deiminase family protein — protein MPAETEPQERLWMAFPVEGYSLGDSAEDAHEARSTWAAVANAAAEFEPVTVVVDPRSTSFAKKYLSTDIDLVEAPLNDAWMRDIGPTFVVDDNGRLGGVDWIFNGWGQQDWAEWDKDAKIGSQVIDLAEARPVATSLVNEGGGINVDGQGTVLVTESVQLDPYRNPDLTRADIEAELHRTIGASKVIWLPRGLTRDAMTYGTKGHVDIVATIPSPGVLLVHSQQNPKHPDFSVTRDLTALLADSTDANGNRWQIREIPAPETLFDAEGPVDYSYINHVVVNSGVIACAFNDPADDAAKEILAESYPGRSIVTIDARPLFARGGGIHCITQQQPVARTP, from the coding sequence ATGCCGGCAGAAACCGAGCCGCAGGAACGACTCTGGATGGCGTTCCCGGTAGAGGGATACAGCCTCGGCGACAGTGCCGAAGATGCCCACGAGGCCCGGTCAACCTGGGCGGCCGTGGCGAACGCTGCGGCCGAGTTCGAGCCGGTGACCGTGGTGGTTGATCCGCGCTCCACGTCATTCGCGAAGAAGTATCTTTCGACGGACATCGACCTGGTGGAAGCACCGCTGAACGATGCCTGGATGCGCGACATCGGCCCGACGTTCGTCGTCGACGATAACGGCCGGCTGGGCGGTGTGGACTGGATCTTCAACGGCTGGGGCCAGCAGGACTGGGCGGAATGGGATAAGGACGCCAAGATCGGCAGCCAGGTGATCGACCTCGCCGAAGCCCGGCCGGTGGCAACGAGCCTGGTCAACGAAGGTGGCGGCATAAATGTCGATGGCCAGGGCACGGTGCTGGTCACCGAGTCGGTACAACTGGATCCATATCGGAATCCTGACCTGACCCGGGCCGATATCGAAGCCGAACTGCACCGCACCATCGGGGCCAGCAAGGTGATCTGGCTGCCGCGCGGCCTGACCCGCGATGCCATGACTTACGGCACGAAGGGACACGTCGACATAGTGGCAACGATTCCTTCGCCGGGGGTCTTGTTGGTCCACAGCCAGCAGAATCCCAAGCATCCGGACTTCTCGGTGACCCGGGACCTGACCGCACTTCTGGCCGACTCAACCGACGCCAATGGAAACCGATGGCAGATCAGGGAGATCCCTGCTCCGGAAACGCTGTTCGACGCGGAAGGTCCGGTGGATTACAGCTACATCAACCATGTGGTGGTGAACAGCGGCGTTATCGCGTGTGCTTTTAATGATCCGGCCGACGACGCCGCGAAGGAGATCCTTGCCGAAAGCTACCCCGGCCGCAGCATCGTCACGATCGATGCCCGTCCACTGTTCGCCCGAGGCGGCGGAATCCACTGCATAACGCAGCAGCAGCCGGTGGCACGGACCCCCTGA